The proteins below come from a single Necator americanus strain Aroian chromosome V, whole genome shotgun sequence genomic window:
- a CDS encoding hypothetical protein (NECATOR_CHRV.G18652.T2), whose amino-acid sequence MLRILGALRSSPRSFVRLCSTGTKGGIVRTDCRYSRLISKLTGCEVFIKMEVNQDTGSFKERGGRFALLNLSDEEKKNGVYAASAGNHAQAIAIHGKQLGIQVNVVMPRHAPLMKITKCKDLGANVIVEGKDLSVSRQLALKLAKERGGKYINGYDMIDVLAGAGTVATEILDQVPNVDAILSPSGGGGLLAGCCVAAKTLSPSTKVIGLVPETMPSMLKSLEAGKVVTIKNNPTLADGLAVPTVGVNSFQTIKNLVDKVVAVKETDIAVGILRLIETEKVVTEGAGAIGVAALLAGNLPELSGKRVVCILSGGNIDSTMVGRCIEKGLAVDNRLVRFEALISDRPGGVSELAKLVADTGASVKGMSMERAFHRSDAFTTNCKVVAETRGLDHTLELNSVLKKRYGADVQFFTIHGPINS is encoded by the exons ATGTTGCGAATTTTGGGAGCACTACGCAGTT cACCGCGTTCGTTCGTTCGACTATGCAGCACAGGAACG aaag GAGGAATAGTGCGAACTGATTGCCGATATTCGAGGCTCATTTCAAAACTGACAGGATGTGAGGTGTTCATAAAAATGGAGGTGAACCAG GATACTGGAAGTTTCAAAGAAAGAGGTGGTCGATTCGCACTATTGAATCTGTCTgatgaggagaagaagaatggC GTGTACGCAGCGTCTGCGGGAAATCATGCCCAGGCTATAGCAATTCACGGAAAACAACTTGGCATACAAGTGAACGTTGTGATGCCCCGTCATGCTCCATTGatgaaaatcacaaaatgCAAAGATCTTGGTGCTAATGTGATTGTCGAA GGAAAAGATCTTAGCGTGTCGCGTCAACTCGCTCTCAAACTCGCTAAGGAGAGAGGAGGGAAATATATCAACGGATATGACATGATAGATGTACTTGCTGGTGCTGGCACGGTTGCAACCGAAATTCTCGATCAG GTCCCCAATGTCGACGCAATACTTTCGCCATCTGGTGGTGGTGGCCTGTTGGCTGGCTGTTGCGTAGCAGCCAAGACTCTCTCGCCCAGCACAAAAGTTATTGGCTTAGTTCCAGAAACGATGCCTTCAATGCTT AAATCCCTGGAAGCGGGAAAAGTTGTAACTATCAAGAACAATCCGACGCTAGCTGATGGTTTAGCCGTTCCAACAGTCGGCGTCAATTCTTTCCAAACGATAAAAA ACTTGGTGGACAAGGTTGTCGCCGTGAAAGAAACTGATATAGCCGTCGGAATTTTGCGACTGATTGAAACTGAAAAA GTTGTCACTGAGGGAGCCGGTGCAATCGGTGTAGCCGCTCTATTAGCTGGAAATCTTCCTGAACTATCCGGAAAAAGAGTCGTATGCATTTTGAGCGGTGGTAATATCGATTCCACCATGGTAGGAAGGTGTATTGAGAAAG GATTGGCGGTGGATAATCGTCTAGTACGGTTCGAAGCCCTTATCTCGGATCGTCCCGGTGGTGTTTCTGAACTAGCAAAACTTGTTGCAGATACTGGAGCCAGTGTTAAGGGAATGTCTATG GAACGAGCGTTTCACCGCAGTGACGCTTTTACTACGAACTGCAAAGTCGTAGCGGAGACACGCGGACTTGACCATACATTGGAGCTTAATAGCGTCCTCAAGAAAAG ATATGGTGCAGATGTCCAATTCTTTACTATTCATGGTCCAATCAATAGTTGA
- a CDS encoding hypothetical protein (NECATOR_CHRV.G18651.T2) has translation MLLGYRCCNFGAVRYASSSQYYDAVVVGGGMVGNAMACAMGQNPKLKSKRILLLESGRSTSLPKTPPEDYSNRVSAVGPASAHLFRKLGVWDRLRGYRVKKVNRLRVIDNCSRAKLEFDSPIRDQEVAYIIENNVIIGALYDKVKDACPSVEIRTGVTVKKCSVPSTLNEIATIELDNSEKIETSLVIGADGARSKIRQAMNVDYTAFNYDQCGVVATLVVETPGENDVAWQRFCRTGPIAYLPLTRTLSSLVWTTSSDDAQRLLTLTKDEFVDELNHSMFTEEDQNDCVNKSLFALSRLPLISREHGPTPQPPHVVSLQGDTRALFPLGFGHAHTYVHPRAVLIGDAAHRIHPLAGQGVNLGWHDVMVLNSVLSRAVTDGGDIGSVTYLRDFDSQAQRHNLPVMVSCDWLNRLYRTNAAPVVMIRSLGLAAFNRLTPLKDFLVNRLSTPV, from the exons ATGCTGCTTGGCTATCGTTGCTGCAATTTTGGTGCAGTGCGCTACGCATCATCTTCGCAGTACTATGATGCAGTCGTGGTCGGTGGTGGAATGGTAGGCAATGCAATGGCATGCGCAATGG GTCAAAATCCCAAACTGAAATCAAAGCGTATTCTTTTGCTGGAAAGTGGAAGATCCACGTCTTTACCGAAAACACCACCTGAGGATTACAGCAATAGAGTGTCTGCAGTCGGACCTGCTTCTGCACACTTATTTAGAA AATTGGGAGTATGGGATAGATTGCGTGGTTACAGAGTGAAGAAGGTGAATCGTCTCCGG GTAATTGATAATTGCTCACGTGCAAAGTTGGAGTTTGACTCACCTATAAGAGACCAAG agGTTGCTTACATAATTGAGAATAATGTGATCATTGGAGCACTGTACGATAAGGTGAAGGATGCTTGTCCCTCTGTGGAAATCAGGACTGGTGTTACTGTTAAAAAATGTAG TGTGCCGTCAACGCTTAACGAAATCGCAACTATTGAGCTGGACAACAGTGAAAAGATAGAGACTTCCTTGGTT ATTGGAGCCGATGGTGCACGTTCAAAGATCAGACAGGCCATGAATGTAGACTACACTGCCTTCAACTATGATCAGTGTGGAGTTGTGGCGACGCTCGTGGTTGAA ACTCCTGGTGAAAATGACGTGGCTTGGCAACGTTTCTGCCGTACTGGACCAATCGCCTACTTGCCATTAACTCGAACGCTTTCTTCTTTAGTATGGACAACTTCATCAGACGACGCTCAAAGGCTGTTGACTTTAACGAAAGACGAGTTTGTTGATGAGCTGAATCATTCAATG TTCACAGAAGAAGATCAAAATGACTGTGTTAATAAGTCACTCTTCGCACTGTCAAGGCTACCTCTCATCTCTAGGGAGCATGGTCCCACTCCACAACCTCCTCATGTTGTTTCATTACAAGGCGACACTCGAGCTTTATTCCCTCTGGGTTTTGGACATGCTCACAC CTATGTGCACCCTCGTGCAGTACTAATTGGTGATGCTGCACATCGCATTCATCCGCTAGCTGGACAGGGAGTAAATCTTGGTTGGCATGACGTCATGGTGCTCAATAGTGTTCTATCTCGTGCAGTTACAGACGGTGGAGACATTG GGTCTGTGACATATCTACGAGATTTTGACAGCCAAGCTCAACGTCATAATCTCCCAGTTATGGTGTCTTGCGATTGGTTGAATCGTCTATATCGCACAAATGCGGCTCCCGTTGTGATGATTCGCTCTCTTGGTCTTGCTGCTTTCAACAGGCTAACGCCATTGAAG gattttctcGTCAACCGGCTGTCTACGCCAGTTTGA